The DNA region CTCCACAAGCCTTATAGCTGTCAGAGGATTATCCGTAGCTGGCTTTATAATAACTGCATTTCCCATTACAAGAGCCGGTGCTACTTTATGAAAGAATAATTCCACGGGATAATTAAATGGTACTATGCAGGCAATTACTCCTAAGGGTTCTCTTCTTGTAAATATTAAATCTTTACCACATTCTGATTGACAATCAGGCATTACTTCACCACATAGGTGATTGGCTCTTTCGATAAAGCCTGTAAATATTTTTGCGGCTGTACCTACTTCTCCTTCACATTCCTTTATTATTTTACCAGTTTCACTACATTCTAATTTTGATAGTTCTGATTTGTGTTCTTCCAGCAATTTAACATATTTTTTAAGTATTGTAGATCGTTCATATAACGGTGTCTGTCCCCAAACCTTCTTACCACCTTGAGCAGCTTGTATAGCTTTTTGTATATCTTCCGGTGTGGCACTTGGTACAGTATCCAAAACTTCTTGTGTAGCAGGATTTAAAACCTGTATTACCTTTTCATCACTTGAATTAACCTTTTCCCCATTAATAATCATCTTCATAATACAAACCTCCGTTTTTATTCAACTATTCTGAATTTTTAAACACCTTATCTCTTCCCTAATTAAAACCTTTTCAAAGATTCCTAAAATATACTACTAAATTCTACAATTATTATTCTAATACTTTTTAATAGATTTTTATATGCAATTCTACAACTTTTAAAATTATTATACATTATAAATTTATTATCAGTTTTAATGACCTTTAAATTTAATCTATATTAAGTAATCTTAGTATAAATAAAGCTATCTATATCTTTTAATTCCACGTTCACCTAAACTATACAGCTAGGATCAAGAATACTATGAAATTTATTTATATTTTCTTTTATATTACCACCATTAAAAATCCCTGAACCTATGACAATATTTGTAGCTCCACAATTTACTACTCCCATAATATTTTCAAAATTTATTCCACCATCTACCTGTATTTCAAAGTCGTACAGATTTTTATCTCTAATAACTCTTGTATCTACAATTTTTTCTTTCATACAACTTATAAATTTTTGTCCACCAAATCCTGGTTCTACAGTCATAATAAGTACTTTGTTTACTAAATTAAAATCGTACCTTAAATTATCAACATTAGTTGATGGATTCAACGCAACACCTGCTTTTATTCCAAAGCTTTTAATATGCTGTATTGTCTTATATAGATGATTACAAGCTTCTTCATGCACTGTAATGCAATCTGCTCCAGCTTCAACAAAAGTTTCTATATATCTTTCTGCATTATTTATCATGAGATGCACATCTAGTTTCATATTAGTAATTCTATTAATAGCTTTAATTTGATCTACTCCAAAAGCTAGATTAGATACAAAGTTTCCATCCATAACATCAATATGAATAGCTTTTATATTACTTTCTTCAAGTATTCTTATATCTCTTTCCAAATTACAAAAATCTGCTGATAGCAATGAAGGATTTATTAATAAAGTCATTATTTGTCCCCTCCATATGAACTAGTACACGTTCTTCGATAGACTATATTTACTAAGAACTCTGTTTATATAAATAAAGATTTTATAGTGTCTACTGTTTTCTGTGATGTTAGCCCATAATATTTTGATACTAGTAGTTATAATTATATAATTACAACTACTAGTAAGTTATTTCTATTTATCCATTTTCAATAAAACCTTAAAGTGATCTTTGTCATTTATAGAAAATTCCATAGCCTCTTTTATATTCTCTATACTAAATTCATTAGTTATAAGTCTCTTTAATTTATCATTAAATACATTGTTAATAATGACATCCAATGCAGCTGCAAAATTTATTTGTGCATGTATTCTTACTCCTTCCATTTTTAGTTCTTTTAAAGTTATAGCTCCTGTATCTACATTATAATTTTTACTTGGGATGCCTATCATCATTATAGTTCCACCTATTTTAGCAGCTTTAGTCATTAAATCTGCTCCTGCCTGAACTCCTGAAACTTCATAGACTATATCAAATCCCATATTATCAGTTAAATTCTTAATTTTTCCATCTACGTCATCTTTCAAAGGATTAATCATATCAAATCCCATATCCATATCTTCAGCAAATTTAATACGTTTTTCATTTATTTCACTTATAACCACTTTGGATGCACCGTTAAGTTTTGCAACCATAGCTATTAAGATACCTATAGGTCCTCCACCTATTATTAATGTTGTCTGACCTACCATTAAATTACTTCTTCTAACATCATGCATAGCTACGGCTAAAGGTTCTACTAATGCTACAATTTTAGGATCTATATCTTCTGGTACTGCATAAACCTTTTTTAAAGGTACCTTTATATATTCTGCAAAGCATCCATTACTGTGAACACCAAATATATTTAAGTCTACACAAACATTATCTCTTCCCTGGATACATAATTCACATTTACCACAGCCAGTTAAAGGCTGTGCTGCAACTCTTTGCCCTATTTTAAAATCTATGGGTTTATCAGTATTAACCTTAGCTAATCTTCCTACAAATTCATGACCCGGTATCAATGGTGGTTTAGCCTGCTTATGATGTCCTGAAAATATATGAACATCTGTGCCACAGATTCCAGCATATTCAACCTTTACTAGAGCCTCATCATATCCCAATTCTGGTTCTGGTACCTCTTTCATAACTATATTATTAAAATCTTCAATAACTGCTGCTTTCATATAATTAACCCCCATTATTTAATATTTTTTCTCTTTATAACTTTTTCTACTTGCTCCACTATATTAGAAAAATTCAATCCATATTTATCCTTCAAATAATCTACTGATCCAACTTCTCCATAACAATCCGGCATTCCTATTCTCACCATAGGTACAGGTATATTTTCTCCCAGTACTTCTGCCACTGCTGATCCAAGACCATTTAATATATTGTGATTTTCAGCTGTTACAATAGCACCAGTCTCCCTTGCACTTTTTATAATAGCTTCTTTATCAATAGGTTTTACAGTAAACATATTAAGTACTCTAATAGATATACCTTTATCCTTTAAAATTTTTGCTGCCTTTATAGCTTCAGCTACTAATAAACCTGATGCTATTACTGTAGCATCATTTCCCTCAGCTACTTCTACAGCCTTTCCTATTTCAAAAGTTGATCCTTCTTCATATATTTTTGTGGAAGTTTTTCTTACAAGTCTTATATAGTACATTCCATATTTATCTTTAACTTGTCTTAAAATATCCTTTAACATAGTAACATCTGTAGGCTCCATAACAGTCATTTCAGGGATACCCCTCATTATACCTAAATCTTCAAAGGTTTGATGTGTGCCTCCATTGTAAGCTGCTGTAATTCCAGGGTCACTCCCTACTATTCTTATATTTGCTTTTTGATATGATCCAGATATAGCAACTTGATCACAAGCTCTTCTTGACGCAAAAACCCCAAAAGTATGTGCAAAAGGTATTTTCCCAGTTAAAGACAATCCACTAGCTACTCCTATCATGTTTGCTTCAGCTATACCTACATTGAAAGTTCTTTCCGGATACTTTTTAGCAAAAGGTTTCATACCCATAGATGACATCAAGTCTGCATCTAGGACTACTACTCTTTCATCCTTTTCTGCTAAATCTATAAGAGTTTCTGCATAAGCATCCCTCATAGCTTTTGAATCTGCTACATTTTCCTCTGCTAATATTATACTCATAGTCTTCATACTCATAATTTTCACCATCCTTAATTATTTATTAAAGTATTTAATTTTTTTTCTAATATTTTAATAGCTTCATTTCCCTGTTCCATTGATACATTTACATGATGATTATTTAAAGTATTTTCAGCAAAACTGCAGCCTTCACCTTTTCTTGTATTTAATATTATCATTGAAGGTTTCTCCTTTTGTTCCTTAGCTTTTTGAATTGCTTCCTCTATTTCTTCTACATTTGAACCATCTATACTTAATGAGTACCAGCCAAAATTTTCAAATTTTTCACGCATATCTCCTAAATCATTTACATCCTTTGTATATCCATCTATTTGTTGTTTGTTATAATCTACAAATGCAATCAAATTACTAGTTCTCTTTTGAGCTGCATATAATGCTGCTTCCCATACTTGTCCCTCATCACACTCGCCATCACCTAATATTACATAAACATAGTTATCTTTTTTATCCAGTCTGTGTCCTAATGCAACTCCTATTGCTGCAGACAATCCCTGCCCTAAAGAACCTGTGGTTACATCAATTCCTGGAGTTTTTGTTCTATCACAGTGACTAGGGAAATTTGTTCCATGTTGATTCAACGTTTTAAGCTCTTCTACTGGGAAAAAACCTCTTAAAGCCAAAGCAGAGTATACTGCTGGTCCTGCATGTCCTTTAGAGCATATAAACCAATCTCGATTCTCCATTTTAGGATTTTTAGGATCAATTTTCATGACATCACCATATAAAACTGATAACACATCACATATTGACATAGCCCCACCAATATGGCCAAAACCTCTTGTAGCAATTTGTCTTATAGTTTCTATTCTCATTCTTGTAGCAAAAATATTTAATTCTTTAACTTTATTTTTAACTAACATTTTTCTTCACCCCTTAATTTTTATATCATTCTTATTGAATTTATTATTATTATTTTAAAATTTGCTATTCTGTTAGAATAAATTTTTATATACAGAAGATACAATTTCCTTATCAAAAGGAACATAGTTGTTATTAAGTAATCTCTGTTGAGTTTCAATTACCAGTTTTGAAAAATCATCTATTTCATTTTGCTGCATACCGTATTTACTAAGCTTTTTCTTGTGTAAAAATCCCCCTAATATTTCATCTATTTTATCGTATATTACCTCTGCATCCTCTTTAATATTTAAAATTTTTGAAATATAGGCATTTAATTCTTTGATTTTTCCTTTACTATTTATCTTATAATAAGTTCTTAAAACCTCTGTTAAAAATTGATAATTTGCTTCTCCATGTGCTACATGATATTTTCCACTTAGCGGATAGGATATAGCATGTACGGCGCCGACTCCTGTATTACTAAAAGCTATTCCTGCATAATTGCTAGCTATGGCAAAATTATTCATAATTTCATTTCTGTAATCTTTACCTTTTTCAAGTATTTTTAAATATCCTTCTAATATAATTTTAATTGCTTCTAAACTATATAATTCTGTATAAGGATTAGATCTTGGTGCCAAATAAGATTCTATAGAATGTATTAAAGCATCAATAGAACTTGTTATAAATGGATTGAAAGGTAAGGTTTTTAATAATTCTGTTATTAATACAGCATCATCGGGATAAAGTTCTTCAATGGCTAATCCAAACTTTGTATTTTTCTCCACAAAGCCTACTATTGAAATATTGGTAACCTCACTACCTGTTCCACAAGTAGTTGGAACAATAACCAGTTCCTTGTTTTTATTAAAAGGAATTTTTTTTGTAAAGAGATCATATAAATTTATATCTTTAGATATATCTGAATGAGTCATTAATTTGGCTATATCAATTATAGTACCTCCTCCAACAGCTATAACTCTTTTATAGTTGAACTTTTCAGCTTCTTCAAATATGGTCTTTACCATTTCATCTGTTGGTTCTCCAAGACCATGTTTATGGAGTATATAGTTACATTTTAAATTTAATGGTTTAAATATGGGTTCATATAGAGAACCTAAAGTGAATACAAGATCCCCTTCACCTATATTAAATTCTTCAGCAAATTCTCTAAATGCTTCAAAATTATGAATTTTGGGTTTACAGTTGAACAATAACATAAACATCTTCTCCCTTGTTTTGTTTTCAATTGATATATCTCTTTATGTAAATAATTATATTACCTGCTAGATACGTTTACATCGGACAATAATATAATATTAATGATTTTTTATTGTACGAATGTTCATATTCTAAATATTTTACATTAAAAGGTTTAGTTATTATATCTATCTTGATTACACTATTTTCATATCCTATCTCTTAAGCCCAAAATAAACTCGTGCAATTGGTTTTAAATTAGATATATATCTGTAGATATCCTATAAAAAATATATCCTCTTTATTTTCAAATTTTGTAAATCTATATTATAATTTAAAATTAAATAAAAAAATAAAACCGCACCCTTAAATTGAATTAAGGTGCGGTTTTATTTTTCAAGGACTTCATGAACCGTTTCTTCAAAAAAGTTATATCTAGCCAATGGCTG from Clostridium pasteurianum BC1 includes:
- a CDS encoding zinc-dependent alcohol dehydrogenase, whose protein sequence is MKAAVIEDFNNIVMKEVPEPELGYDEALVKVEYAGICGTDVHIFSGHHKQAKPPLIPGHEFVGRLAKVNTDKPIDFKIGQRVAAQPLTGCGKCELCIQGRDNVCVDLNIFGVHSNGCFAEYIKVPLKKVYAVPEDIDPKIVALVEPLAVAMHDVRRSNLMVGQTTLIIGGGPIGILIAMVAKLNGASKVVISEINEKRIKFAEDMDMGFDMINPLKDDVDGKIKNLTDNMGFDIVYEVSGVQAGADLMTKAAKIGGTIMMIGIPSKNYNVDTGAITLKELKMEGVRIHAQINFAAALDVIINNVFNDKLKRLITNEFSIENIKEAMEFSINDKDHFKVLLKMDK
- a CDS encoding transketolase, with product MLVKNKVKELNIFATRMRIETIRQIATRGFGHIGGAMSICDVLSVLYGDVMKIDPKNPKMENRDWFICSKGHAGPAVYSALALRGFFPVEELKTLNQHGTNFPSHCDRTKTPGIDVTTGSLGQGLSAAIGVALGHRLDKKDNYVYVILGDGECDEGQVWEAALYAAQKRTSNLIAFVDYNKQQIDGYTKDVNDLGDMREKFENFGWYSLSIDGSNVEEIEEAIQKAKEQKEKPSMIILNTRKGEGCSFAENTLNNHHVNVSMEQGNEAIKILEKKLNTLINN
- the rpe gene encoding ribulose-phosphate 3-epimerase, translating into MTLLINPSLLSADFCNLERDIRILEESNIKAIHIDVMDGNFVSNLAFGVDQIKAINRITNMKLDVHLMINNAERYIETFVEAGADCITVHEEACNHLYKTIQHIKSFGIKAGVALNPSTNVDNLRYDFNLVNKVLIMTVEPGFGGQKFISCMKEKIVDTRVIRDKNLYDFEIQVDGGINFENIMGVVNCGATNIVIGSGIFNGGNIKENINKFHSILDPSCIV
- a CDS encoding 4-hydroxybutyrate dehydrogenase; this encodes MLLFNCKPKIHNFEAFREFAEEFNIGEGDLVFTLGSLYEPIFKPLNLKCNYILHKHGLGEPTDEMVKTIFEEAEKFNYKRVIAVGGGTIIDIAKLMTHSDISKDINLYDLFTKKIPFNKNKELVIVPTTCGTGSEVTNISIVGFVEKNTKFGLAIEELYPDDAVLITELLKTLPFNPFITSSIDALIHSIESYLAPRSNPYTELYSLEAIKIILEGYLKILEKGKDYRNEIMNNFAIASNYAGIAFSNTGVGAVHAISYPLSGKYHVAHGEANYQFLTEVLRTYYKINSKGKIKELNAYISKILNIKEDAEVIYDKIDEILGGFLHKKKLSKYGMQQNEIDDFSKLVIETQQRLLNNNYVPFDKEIVSSVYKNLF
- a CDS encoding transketolase family protein; protein product: MSMKTMSIILAEENVADSKAMRDAYAETLIDLAEKDERVVVLDADLMSSMGMKPFAKKYPERTFNVGIAEANMIGVASGLSLTGKIPFAHTFGVFASRRACDQVAISGSYQKANIRIVGSDPGITAAYNGGTHQTFEDLGIMRGIPEMTVMEPTDVTMLKDILRQVKDKYGMYYIRLVRKTSTKIYEEGSTFEIGKAVEVAEGNDATVIASGLLVAEAIKAAKILKDKGISIRVLNMFTVKPIDKEAIIKSARETGAIVTAENHNILNGLGSAVAEVLGENIPVPMVRIGMPDCYGEVGSVDYLKDKYGLNFSNIVEQVEKVIKRKNIK